One Odontesthes bonariensis isolate fOdoBon6 chromosome 12, fOdoBon6.hap1, whole genome shotgun sequence genomic window, AAGATCatcttacagtttttctctattggtttggctcatttcttgaaagagaaattacattatcaaaataacatagacaaatctccaaaccacctcgcaattgttcacaacagaatggcatttctcattgctttcatccaattgcaattgtcttaatacatgtgtcaattgtttcagtgcatctctgcATAAGATTAAGTACAAGTAGTCTACactttgcacagtttgcctacatttagcacattttccaagtgaatagattttggtgatctgaactgattagttgattcttggtctaatggttcttctatccaaaatatgtcagcatgatttcattgtataagtcatcacatgcacaataatctgttcaattgtcaaaatgggCCAAGAACGCTGCATGTTTAGACATTACAGGAGATCAGTGTTGGGGATGGTTGCGGCATGCACGGCGTTTCTTCCCGCGTTGCATTGCAAGGGAAAATATACGTTGCGATGTTGATGCGAATCTGTGGCCAGACAGACAGCAACGTCTGGACGGCCAGGAGGTCATGAGGGAGGGGCGGGGGAGGGTGAGCTGGAGGGTGAGCGGGAGGGGGACGACAGCGACCAGTAAAGTGTTGCTatagtgttttctgtaagctgcagatttatttacagtactgtaggccacctaattttgcttgttttttttgtttgtgtttatattacagtacatgtgtgttatgtatatttttcttttccttctacaatactatactgAATGGAAGTTtcgtacttcacagtatttgtgtgaataaaaatggttggtatgagtgtattgtgtgtgctttgaggctactcttactgtgaaccttttttccttcagttttatacactattgtattctgttaggtagtcctatgccatagtgacaaaacatctaaacattttgacttgtagtgctcacacaatgccaaaaggacaatgcattttgagggcactgactatttgaatgagaaagaaacttcattttgacacatgggtgaactgtttagggggagatttgagcttttgctggtgaaccgtggtgttttgctgaaccattcagtttagttttgcaaaaagtactaaagagtgttgaaaacaTCTGGTCTGTTTGaagaaatgagcctaggcaattgagaaagatctttgcaatttgggtggcactgactctttacatgggaaataaatcaggtctgaagcatgggtgaacagttttgggagagatatgtgcttttgcaggttagctatggtgttgtgctgaactataagagtgttatgccaaatgatcttagagttttgagaatgtaatttctgtttcaagaaatgagccaaaccaatagagaaaaactgtaaaagaagaggggacgctacacagtgggaaacatggacctgtccTGGCTTTTTTCAGACTTATTGCTGCCATCGAATTCAAGATCATCTTAAAACAataaacagtaaaatgtctcacttcaGCATTTTCTATATTGTTTTGTGAATAGAATATTATATATTGTTCATTTATTGTAcagatgatagatagatagatagatagatagatagatagatagatagatagatagatatacaataaaaataaaaacacagaatggGACAAATAATATgctatgaatatgaatatgtaACTAGAATGTGCAAAAGATTAGAATATTGTATAAATATGATATCAATAAGGTTATATTGGCACATATGATATGAAGTAAATGTTCCAGTATTTGAGGTACAGAGTGCAAAAGGTGACAGATAGACGtggtatatatgtatttatttctatttttcattttacacaATGTGTCACCTTTTTTGGAACTGTATTTGTAGTATTTTCAGAGCACTTGTGGACATGAAGCAGTTTGTTGTACAATAGAATGTGGTTGTAAAGCTGGACCCTTTGCGTTTAAAAACTGACGTGAAGGACTCTCGAGTGTGTGACAAGTTGGGGATGAGAATATGTTGTCAAAAACAAGATGATGATaatcaaaatgacaaaaacttgTAACAATATGGgattaaaaagattaaaaggAGTTTGTGGTGTTACTTAACTCCATAAATATTCTGCACTGGTAGACAAAGGAAAACAGTTTACCTGTTATTGCTGCGTCAGAGAATGCGATCACCAGATTATTTTCAATCCTGCAGCTGTAGGCGCCGCTGCTCTGGACCGGCTTCAGCGTGCTGATGATGCTGAACGTCCCTGCTGAGGTTTTTGTGAAACTCGTGTTTGCGTTCAGGACGTTCCCTGTTTGGTTCATCCACGTAACAGTTGGTTGAGGGAACCACCTGCTCGCCTCAGCGGTCAGGATGCCATTTGACAACTTGAACGTGGGGGCTGAGAAGGCTGAGGCGATGAAAGTGGGAAGGAAGAcgcatgaaaagaaaaaggtttccAATGTTTccaacaaggcaaggcaagtttatttgtatagcacaattcaactacaaggccattcaaagtgctttacagagacattaaaactgtagaaatgaaaagcatgatttaaattttaaacaaaaaagaaagaaataagaacaatagatagaatcagataaaatcagtagttaaaatgtgattaagttttgaaactcaagcttcagatttggagctttattcaaatgcagctgaaaataggtgtgtcttcagcatggatttaaacacactgagtgtttcagctgatctgaggctctctgggagtttgttccagacatgtggagcatagaagctgaatgcagcttctccatgtctggttctgactctgggaactgatagaagaccggatccagatgacctgaggggtctggaaagttcacactgggtcaggaggtcactgatgcattctggtcctagaccattcagagctttatagggcagcatcagaactttaaagtctatcctctgatggacaggcagccagtgtaaagacctcagagctggactggtgtggtccacttttttggtctcagtgaggactcgagcagcagagttctgaataagctgcagttgtctaactgactttttaggtagacctgtaaagatgctgttacaagCATCTTCAACCACCACATTTGGCATATAAAAGATTACCTCTGGCTGTAAAAGCAGATGTGTTCTTTAAcacacaagctgctgctgaaTCATGCTGACTGAAGAGGATGTTAGCGTCTCAGAGAGATTTTACTTTTCAGagtaaacagagtgaaactggaAGGACGAGTCATCCTACCTGCCGCTCTGAGCTGAATGTTGACCTTCCCTCGGCCTGCTGAGGACCTGATGCTGCAGGTGTATTCGCCCTCGTCACCACTTCTCACACTCCGCAGAAGCAGGGAGGCGTTTCCTGTGGCCACAGCATCAGGGAAGAGCTGAACTCTCCCTCTGAACTGCGGGGCCTGACCCTGGAGAGCTGGAGCTCCGTTCTCATACCTATAAACACTCAGCGCCTTCTTCCCCCAGGTGACTAACACTTCACCGGGTCTGTCTGGTTGAGTTTCTGTGGGAAGATAACAGCTGAGAAGCTTGTCTTCACCGAGGTTGGCGACTGGTTTTGAGTTGCTGCTCATCACCTCAGAGGTTTGTCCTGTGGACGAGGGCAGAGTCTCATCATGGAGAACACAGCACATGTTTCACTATTTGAGACTTTCCATTTCGACATATCCAAAGTCTTTGGCTTTAGGTTCAAATCTAAATATTCCTAAAGGATGCTTTAAAGTGCAGGTTagcattttcaaaaaaatgttCCTTAAAGATCTCTGTTAAGTGATGTCGTTGCAAGAAAAGTGGTGCAAACATCTCTTTTCTTGAAAAGACAGACCTGAAGCTCAAGGCAAATGTACCAGAGGGTTTTCAGGTCAGGCACAGCAAAACAGGAAGATTGATGTGCATGCATTTGTCAGCTCAAATGGGTTTATTCTACAGATGTGGTCTTTATTTTCCAAAGAAACTCCGTTTTTATTACTGATGATCCTCAGTGACTCAACAAGGAAGCATTATGATGTAAAGCAACAAACCCTGGAAGCTAAGCACGTGATCTGAACAACTGTAACTTGTCCGTTTAGATATATTTGGGAGGGCCCCGTCATTGGTTAAAGAGCAAAAGACATTCAGTCAATAATTTTCTAGAAATAAAGACATGCTGAGATTGAACACTGACATAGCAACAGGAAGTCAGGGACTTATGTATGAAAATGGAAACAAGCTTATTCGTATGACTGTAAAGGGCCAAAAGGGCAAAACACAGAAGATGTCTCTTTAATTATGACACGTAAAAGTGTTGCACAGAATCacttaaaatatatatttactgCAATTAAAAAGATTTGACATGAGCAGACTTCAAAAAGTCttcaaaaagtgaaaaaaagaaaaagaaaagcaagagaATAGCAAAAGGATTTTACATCTGGAAGAATGTAATAAAACAAAGGACATTCTGACAACTCTATCCGCTTAACAGggaagttttaagttatatttatttaagcaaattaagtaaagtctacttgtttttcacaggcaggaacatcattttactcaaatttttaagtaaattttatatatccgTAGTATTCGCTGTTATGAAgcaacttagtagattttaacgatacactttcagagtaaagtttatgtattatttctaggtttatgtactgtacatacaactattaaacatttaaattgtatgaggaaacctgggTGAAACTTTCtattcccccataattcatgtattacgtgaaattaaatgtttaattttactgaagaagcgctagttcttactgaatcttaaaaatacaaggtagaaattacaCTTAttcagttactctaatagagtttacttcaccaaaaagtcacttttttcagtgttctTGTCAACAAATGGATCTCTAACGAAGTTAAAGGCGACGAGGTTGAAGCGTCTTAGATTTGGTGACATTTCAGGTGAGAAGTTACACGTTTAATTCAACCAAATATGCCCTCAGTTTCACCCCTGCCCTCCCAACtctgaacaacaacaaaaagtcaGGATCTGTAGATATAAACGTCTCCTTTTAAGGCACCAAATACAGAAATGTATCCTTTCACATGAAACCCAAATAAAAGCAGTTATTTCCAAATTATCACTTGAATGAAAAGTGATTGAACTGTTTCAGGAAAGACCTCAGCAGCCAGGTTGGATAAGAGTAAtggctttttgtgtttttaacattttctcTTGCACAGTGCATTGAAAGTCAGTTTGGGGGGATGTTCAGAGGCAGTTTGAAACGTTTGTGGCTGGATGTCTATATAATGTAAAATACTGGATATCTTTGTCTTATGAAAAAGACAAActtaagaaaaataaaccaTGATAAACTGAGAAGACAAGAATGAACTCATTTTATTTTGAGCTAACTTTAAATGTTTTGTGGAACGAACGTCTGAATGGTCGAAGGGAGAAATAACAGAGTTATATTTGATCTACATGCAAACATGCTTCTAGATGCTTGGTGGTTTGTCTTTAACCACAAGAATTAGCTGCTTACATTAAACAAACACACCCACGTATCCCCTCAGGTCTGACTGAGCACATCATTGTTGATACAGAATCCACATGGATGTCTGGAACTTACTGGAGAAGGCCAGAGCCAAAATGAGGATAATGAGTGCCCCAAAGATGACGATGAGGGTCACCATGCTTCACATGGaaagaatgaaaagaaacaggaatgtttaagggttaaaaaaaaatagataaatgtcACAACAACCAAAACTAGAAGTTCCTCATGTTATAGAAATCTGAGACCCAACAGGACAAGAAGTATGAATTAGACTGATTATCTTTCAGAATTTACATGCAATTCAGGTTTTATCCTCCTAAATCTGAGAGTAACTTGCAACAGCAGCTGCTGAATTAATTGGATCAAAAGATTC contains:
- the vtcn1 gene encoding V-set domain containing T-cell activation inhibitor 1 isoform X1 encodes the protein MATIGQIVLYSMVTLIVIFGALIILILALAFSRQTSEVMSSNSKPVANLGEDKLLSCYLPTETQPDRPGEVLVTWGKKALSVYRYENGAPALQGQAPQFRGRVQLFPDAVATGNASLLLRSVRSGDEGEYTCSIRSSAGRGKVNIQLRAAAFSAPTFKLSNGILTAEASRWFPQPTVTWMNQTGNVLNANTSFTKTSAGTFSIISTLKPVQSSGAYSCRIENNLVIAFSDAAITGTAVSGRTFFTFNVASSPPASLYLNVMISLLCIHYVT
- the vtcn1 gene encoding V-set domain containing T-cell activation inhibitor 1 isoform X2, encoding MSSNSKPVANLGEDKLLSCYLPTETQPDRPGEVLVTWGKKALSVYRYENGAPALQGQAPQFRGRVQLFPDAVATGNASLLLRSVRSGDEGEYTCSIRSSAGRGKVNIQLRAAAFSAPTFKLSNGILTAEASRWFPQPTVTWMNQTGNVLNANTSFTKTSAGTFSIISTLKPVQSSGAYSCRIENNLVIAFSDAAITGTAVSGRTFFTFNVASSPPASLYLNVMISLLCIHYVT